A segment of the Sulfurovum indicum genome:
AGAGAAGTGAGTACACCGTTACGGTGCATAGCATCAATGAACATACTTGCATAGGTTGCCACTGCTTCAGGATCTTTTCCAAAAGAGCGTCCCAGACCGTGTATAACATGGTTTTTGGAATTTATATCAAGATCAACAACCGGTGCCAGGTTATAATTGATTCCTGCGATTTTAAGTTCCCGGCTCATTTTGGTGTAGGTCTTTTTTATCTGACTTTGATCCATTTTTACAACATCCGAAGCTTTGGGAAATTTTCCGTAAAAACCGTATTTGTTTTTCAGCCTTTGTACCCTGCCCCCTTCCTGGTCTACGGCAATCAGCAGTTTACCGTTTTTGCCGCATGCCTGAAGCTGCTTTGTAAGCCCGGCAAGCTGGTTTTTTGTAGCGATATTCTTGGGTTTGCTCCTGTCGACTGGGTTGAAGTCAAAAAGTATCACTCCTCCGAGGTTATACCTCCTTATATCCTGGCAGATCCGGGAATTGGGTTTGGCACTTGTTCCATGAAATCCCACCATCAGCATCTGCCCTATCTTCTGCTCCAAAGAGACATCCGCAAAAAGCACTGTACTGCACACACCAAGTCCGACTACTATCTT
Coding sequences within it:
- a CDS encoding glycoside hydrolase family 3 protein, with product MFKKIVVGLGVCSTVLFADVSLEQKIGQMLMVGFHGTSAKPNSRICQDIRRYNLGGVILFDFNPVDRSKPKNIATKNQLAGLTKQLQACGKNGKLLIAVDQEGGRVQRLKNKYGFYGKFPKASDVVKMDQSQIKKTYTKMSRELKIAGINYNLAPVVDLDINSKNHVIHGLGRSFGKDPEAVATYASMFIDAMHRNGVLTSLKHFPGHGSSVGDTHKGFVDVTHLWTKAELEPYRLLKDKADTVMVAHVFNKNIDAIYPATLSAKTVDGLLRKKLGFKGVVITDDLQMGAISQKYNLKSVLQLAINAGDDILLFGNQLDPKKTVSSKELVDTIKALVKEGKVSRKRIGIAYERIQHLKERL